From a region of the Pseudomonas fulva 12-X genome:
- a CDS encoding CheR family methyltransferase has product MSDRTQDIELRLLIEAIYLQYSYDFRDYSGSSLKRRIVHAMRQFECASISELQARIIHDSAAFMQLLQFLTIPVSEMFRDPSYFLALRQEVVPFLRTYPSLKLWVAGCSTGEEVYSLAILLHEEGLLERSIIYATDINPHSLDKAKRGIFPIDNMRLYSENYQRAGGKGSLADYYTAAYDGALFERFLCANVTFADHSLATDSVFSETQFISCRNVLIYFNKTLQDRAFGLFHESLGHRGFLGLGSKESLDFSAYAGRFEAVNRQERVFRKL; this is encoded by the coding sequence ATGTCCGACCGTACACAGGATATCGAGCTGCGGCTGCTGATTGAGGCGATCTACCTGCAGTACAGCTACGATTTTCGCGATTACTCCGGCTCTTCGCTCAAGCGCCGGATCGTGCATGCCATGCGCCAGTTCGAGTGCGCGAGCATTTCCGAGCTGCAGGCGCGGATCATCCACGACTCGGCAGCGTTCATGCAGCTGCTGCAGTTCCTCACCATCCCGGTCAGCGAGATGTTCCGCGACCCTAGCTACTTTCTGGCGTTGCGTCAGGAGGTGGTGCCGTTCCTGCGTACCTACCCGTCGCTCAAGCTGTGGGTGGCCGGCTGCAGCACGGGCGAGGAGGTGTATTCGCTGGCGATTCTGCTGCACGAGGAAGGGCTGCTGGAGCGCTCGATCATCTACGCCACCGACATCAACCCGCACTCGCTGGACAAGGCCAAGCGCGGCATTTTCCCTATCGACAACATGCGTTTGTACAGCGAGAACTATCAGCGCGCCGGCGGCAAGGGCTCGCTGGCCGACTACTACACGGCAGCCTACGACGGCGCGCTGTTCGAGCGCTTCCTGTGCGCCAACGTGACCTTCGCCGATCACAGCCTGGCCACCGACAGCGTGTTCTCGGAGACCCAGTTCATCTCCTGTCGCAACGTGCTGATCTACTTCAACAAGACCCTGCAGGATCGCGCCTTCGGGCTGTTCCACGAGTCCCTCGGGCATCGCGGTTTCCTCGGTCTGGGCAGCAAGGAGAGCCTGGATTTCTCGGCCTACGCCGGGCGTTTCGAGGCAGTGAATCGCCAGGAACGG